In the Flavobacterium sp. 90 genome, GCCGTCATGACATAATAGTTTTTGTTTTTGGGATGTCCTTTGGTTATAAAATCATATTCTTTTTTTGTTTTTGGATCCAAAAGAGGATCGAAGTACTTAAAATTAGAATAATTCTCCATTATGTTATTCAAATTATAACCTTTTAAATCAGCACTTACATCTGTTTCTAATAAACCGTAAGATCTATTTTGCTCCACTAATAAAGTTGTGTTAACCTTTTTTTGGCGGGCAACAAATTGAAAGTTAACCAAACCATCATTATAATATGAATATTTATTATCCAGCATAAAAAACTCTCTTACAAAAACTTTAAGTCGGTATGAATCTGCTAATTTTTGTCTTGAATTTGAAACAATTTTACTGAGTATTTTAAATGGTTTTTCTTTTGATACTACAATTTCATCTAGTTTATTGTTGTTGCTTTTAAGATAAACTACGAACATATCTGGTTTTAAAGCTCCCCAACGAAGTGTCACTTTTTCATAATTAGTTTCAGAAACCTGAATATTTGAAGCTCCGCTTAGCATAAAAGTTACTTTACCGTCGTGATTACTTATTAACGTTTGTTTCGTTTTCATAATAAGCACGGCAGCATTTTCAATTGGCAATTGTGTTTCGATATCTTTCACAACAATTGAATACTCAACTTTTTGAGCAAAAACGCCAATATTAAAGCATAAAACAAATAAAAGTATCAGTCTCTTCATAAGCAATTATTAAAATTTACCGACCAAAAACACTTAAGCATTATAAAATCATCATCAAATTAACTAAAATAAAACATTAAATACCAGTATTATACGAAAAAATTATATTAAAAAAGCGACAAAAAAAATCCTGAGTGTTTAAACTCAGGATTTTTACTTACCTATTTGAGGTAAATAAAATTATTCACCGTGTAAAAACGCTTGTCTATTCAACAAGGTTTCTTCATCTTCTACGTGATTATCATCTGGTATACAACAATCTACAGGACATACAGCCGCACATTGAGGTTCATCATGAAAACCTTTACATTCTGTACATTTTCCAGGAACGATGTAATATACTTCATCAGAAATTGGAGTTTGAGCATCACCAGCATCAACCTCAGTTCCGTCAGGTAAAATTACTTTTCCAGAAAGACTAGTTCCGTCTTTATATCTCCAATCATCAGCTCCTTCATAAATTGCTGTATTTGGGCACTCTGGTTCACAAGCCCCACAGTTTATGCATTCGTCAGTTATAATTATTGCCATTTTGTTCTTGGTTACGAGTTAAAAGTCTTAATGTTTCAAAGTCAAAAAAAGACATTCTTA is a window encoding:
- a CDS encoding 4Fe-4S dicluster domain-containing protein, giving the protein MAIIITDECINCGACEPECPNTAIYEGADDWRYKDGTSLSGKVILPDGTEVDAGDAQTPISDEVYYIVPGKCTECKGFHDEPQCAAVCPVDCCIPDDNHVEDEETLLNRQAFLHGE